Proteins encoded in a region of the Sphingomonas sp. HMP9 genome:
- the murA gene encoding UDP-N-acetylglucosamine 1-carboxyvinyltransferase: MDRILIRGGNRLSGRLPISGAKNAALTLMPCALLTEEPLTLRNLPRLADVDGFGHLLNQLGASTAIQGTRPEDFGRVMTIRAGNLTSTEAPYDIVRKMRASILVLGPLLGRGGEATVSLPGGCAIGNRPIDLHLRALEAIGAELEMAAGYVKAIAPGGRLPGGRFRFPIVSVGATENVIMAAVLAKGTSVIENAAREPEIVDLCNCLVAMGASIDGIGTETLTIEGRDRLHGATYAVMPDRIEAGSYACAAAITGGDLELVGVAIPDMGATIDALVEAGVSVTPTKDGVRVSSDGVLKPLTLSTAPYPGFATDMQAQFMAMLCKADGASVLTETIFENRYMHVPELARMGADIQVRGRTAVVRGVDKLVGAPVMATDLRASMSLILAGLAADGETSVGRVYHLDRGYERLEEKLSAVGADIERASDG; the protein is encoded by the coding sequence ATGGACCGTATTCTCATTCGCGGCGGCAATCGCCTGTCCGGGCGCTTGCCCATCTCTGGCGCCAAGAACGCCGCGCTCACGCTGATGCCGTGCGCGCTGCTGACCGAAGAGCCGCTGACGCTGCGCAATCTGCCGCGGCTGGCGGATGTCGACGGTTTCGGCCACCTGCTCAACCAGCTGGGCGCGTCGACCGCGATCCAGGGCACGCGGCCCGAGGATTTCGGTCGGGTCATGACGATCCGCGCGGGCAATCTGACCTCGACCGAGGCGCCGTACGATATCGTGCGGAAGATGCGCGCGTCGATCCTCGTGCTCGGGCCGCTGCTCGGGCGCGGCGGCGAGGCGACGGTGTCGCTGCCGGGCGGCTGTGCGATCGGCAATCGCCCGATCGACCTGCATCTGCGCGCGCTGGAGGCGATCGGTGCCGAGCTCGAGATGGCGGCGGGCTATGTGAAGGCGATCGCGCCAGGTGGGCGCCTGCCCGGCGGACGCTTCCGCTTCCCGATCGTGTCGGTCGGCGCGACCGAGAACGTGATCATGGCGGCGGTGCTCGCCAAGGGTACGAGCGTGATCGAGAACGCCGCGCGCGAGCCCGAGATCGTCGACCTGTGCAACTGCCTCGTCGCGATGGGCGCGTCGATCGACGGGATCGGTACCGAGACGCTGACGATCGAGGGCCGCGACCGGCTGCACGGCGCGACCTATGCGGTGATGCCCGACCGGATCGAGGCGGGCAGCTATGCCTGCGCGGCGGCGATCACCGGCGGTGACCTGGAACTGGTCGGCGTGGCGATCCCCGACATGGGGGCGACGATCGACGCGCTGGTCGAGGCGGGCGTGTCGGTGACGCCGACCAAGGACGGCGTGCGCGTTTCATCGGACGGCGTGCTGAAGCCGCTGACGCTGTCGACTGCGCCGTACCCTGGGTTCGCGACCGACATGCAGGCGCAGTTCATGGCGATGCTCTGCAAGGCAGACGGCGCCAGCGTGCTGACCGAGACGATCTTCGAGAACCGCTACATGCATGTGCCGGAGCTGGCGCGGATGGGTGCGGATATCCAGGTGCGTGGGCGGACCGCGGTGGTGCGCGGCGTCGACAAGCTGGTCGGGGCGCCGGTGATGGCGACCGATCTGCGTGCGTCGATGAGCTTGATCCTGGCGGGTCTCGCGGCCGACGGCGAGACGTCGGTGGGGCGCGTGTATCATCTCGATCGCGGGTATGAGCGGTTGGAAGAGAAGCTGTCGGCTGTGGGCGCGGATATCGAGCGCGCCAGCGACGGGTGA
- the phbB gene encoding acetoacetyl-CoA reductase — translation MARVAIVTGGTRGIGEAISLALQDMGLTVAATYAGNDDRAREFTERTGIKAYKWDVADYDACQAGCAQVAADLGDVDIVVNNAGITRDGTILKMTYQDWKEVMDTNLGGCFNMAKAVFPGMRTRKWGRIVNIGSINGQAGQYGQVNYAAAKSGIHGFTKALAQEGARAGVTVNAIAPGYIDTDMVAAVPADVLEKIVAKIPVGRLGQATEIARGVAFLCSEEGGFVTGSTLSINGGQHMY, via the coding sequence ATGGCACGCGTCGCAATTGTAACCGGTGGTACGCGCGGAATCGGCGAAGCGATCAGTCTCGCATTGCAGGACATGGGCCTGACCGTAGCGGCGACCTATGCCGGCAACGATGACCGCGCACGGGAATTTACCGAGCGCACCGGCATCAAGGCGTATAAATGGGATGTCGCCGATTACGACGCGTGCCAGGCGGGCTGCGCGCAGGTCGCGGCCGATCTGGGCGATGTCGATATCGTCGTGAACAATGCGGGCATTACCCGCGACGGCACCATCCTGAAGATGACGTACCAGGACTGGAAAGAGGTGATGGACACCAACCTCGGCGGTTGCTTCAACATGGCCAAGGCGGTGTTCCCCGGCATGCGGACGCGCAAATGGGGCCGGATCGTCAACATCGGGTCGATCAACGGCCAGGCCGGGCAGTACGGCCAGGTGAACTATGCCGCCGCGAAGTCGGGCATCCACGGCTTCACCAAGGCGCTGGCGCAGGAGGGCGCGCGCGCCGGCGTGACGGTCAACGCGATCGCGCCGGGCTATATCGACACGGACATGGTGGCAGCAGTCCCGGCGGACGTGCTGGAGAAGATCGTCGCGAAGATCCCCGTCGGGCGGCTGGGTCAGGCAACCGAGATCGCCCGCGGCGTGGCGTTCCTGTGCTCGGAAGAGGGCGGGTTCGTGACCGGGTCGACGCTCAGCATCAATGGCGGGCAGCACATGTACTGA
- the hemH gene encoding ferrochelatase: MTLPPDHPPIPAPKIGVLLMNLGTPDGPDAKSVKRYLGEFLSDSRVVEIPQIAWQPILRGIILNTRPKKSAHAYAQVWRDDGSPLAAITRLQAAALKDAFGPAVLVDWAMRYGNPSISDRLTAMKAAGCERILLAPLYPQYCAATTATANDKAFKHLAGLRWQPAIRTLPPYYDDTLYIDALKDSLEEGLAALDFTPDAIVASFHGMPKRTLQQGDPYHCHCQKTARLLGERMGRELTIAFQSRFGPQKWLGPATDETLVALAKAGKTKVAIFAPGFSADCLETLEELSIRGRESFEEAGGTHFAYLPCLNDSPVGVEMLRSILARELEGWVRAG, translated from the coding sequence ATGACCCTGCCCCCCGATCATCCGCCGATTCCCGCCCCCAAGATCGGCGTGCTGCTGATGAACCTCGGCACGCCCGATGGCCCCGATGCGAAATCGGTGAAGCGCTATCTCGGCGAATTCCTGTCCGATTCGCGCGTCGTGGAAATCCCGCAGATCGCGTGGCAGCCGATCCTGCGCGGGATCATCCTAAACACGCGCCCGAAAAAGTCCGCGCACGCCTACGCACAGGTCTGGCGCGACGACGGGTCGCCGCTCGCCGCGATCACCCGGTTGCAGGCGGCCGCGCTCAAGGACGCGTTCGGCCCCGCGGTCCTGGTCGACTGGGCGATGCGCTATGGCAATCCATCGATTTCGGACCGGCTGACCGCGATGAAAGCGGCGGGCTGCGAGCGCATCCTGCTCGCGCCGCTCTATCCCCAATATTGCGCAGCAACGACCGCGACCGCGAACGACAAGGCGTTCAAGCATCTGGCCGGCCTGCGCTGGCAACCGGCGATCCGCACGCTGCCGCCCTATTACGACGACACGCTGTACATCGACGCGTTGAAGGATTCGCTGGAGGAGGGGCTCGCCGCGCTCGACTTCACGCCGGACGCGATCGTCGCGAGCTTCCACGGGATGCCGAAGCGGACGTTGCAACAGGGCGATCCCTATCACTGCCACTGCCAGAAGACCGCGCGGTTGCTCGGCGAGCGGATGGGGCGCGAGCTGACGATCGCCTTCCAGTCACGCTTCGGGCCGCAAAAGTGGCTGGGCCCCGCAACCGACGAGACGCTCGTCGCGCTCGCCAAGGCCGGCAAGACGAAGGTCGCGATCTTCGCGCCGGGCTTCTCCGCCGATTGCCTGGAGACGCTCGAGGAGCTGTCGATCCGCGGGCGCGAGAGCTTCGAGGAGGCCGGCGGCACGCATTTCGCCTATCTGCCGTGTCTCAACGACAGTCCGGTCGGCGTCGAAATGCTGCGCAGCATTTTGGCACGCGAGCTTGAAGGATGGGTGCGGGCTGGCTAG
- a CDS encoding xanthine dehydrogenase family protein molybdopterin-binding subunit, producing MISRRSIFVGGGAGIGLVVAWGLWPRRYAPTLVVNPGETPFGAWLKIGTDGHVTVAVPQVEHGQGVYTTLPQIVADELGADWRTVGVEPAPLNPLYANPVGLHDLFEGLFDRLPEGTPQPPMLTGGSSSIRMFEQACRAAGASARALLCMAAAKRWDADWTEVTVDAGFCTHAGKRIRFAELAEAAASFTLPDPLPIGIQGAGKLAGKSVPRIDTPSKVAGSANFAGDVRLADIVHAAIRQGPIGSRLIKVDRAAADRIRGVLSVVENPRWVAAVATTGWAAQKALDALAPRFGNNAPLPDTKSIDAALDAALARSGTRMAETGDVAATFQGARLVTATYRAGLGLHAGIETRSATASFSNGRLELWLATQAPGLARTAAARAAGLGEDSVVVHPMLIGGSFGAALEPDIAEQAAVLAVKLRRPVSLVWSRGEDSIHDHYRAPAVAKMAARLAPNGAILGWSAKIAAPSTGAEMARRMIPGLATEAALIGVRGDRYAVAGATPAYRIPAYAIDHHPAEIGIPTGHLRGGAHGYTAFFTECFLDELAHVAQSEPMSFRVGMLGTEPRLARCLSTAAALGGWNGGVAGSGQGIAAHAFRGSYIAVMAEAHLGPGQRPVVDRLVAAVDCGAQINPDIVRQQIEGGLIFGLAGALGASTGITRGLADARGFDTIALPRLADTPDITVELIRSEDAPGGVGELGVPAVAPAIANALHASTGFRIRNLPLRPAA from the coding sequence ATGATCAGCAGGCGCAGCATATTCGTCGGCGGCGGCGCGGGAATCGGCCTCGTCGTCGCGTGGGGCCTCTGGCCGCGCCGCTATGCGCCGACGCTCGTCGTCAACCCCGGCGAAACCCCATTCGGCGCCTGGCTCAAGATCGGCACCGACGGCCACGTCACCGTCGCCGTGCCGCAGGTCGAGCACGGCCAGGGCGTCTACACCACCCTCCCCCAGATCGTCGCGGACGAGCTCGGCGCGGACTGGCGCACCGTCGGCGTCGAACCCGCCCCGCTCAACCCGCTCTACGCCAACCCGGTCGGCCTGCACGACTTGTTCGAAGGCCTGTTCGACCGCCTCCCCGAAGGCACCCCGCAGCCGCCGATGCTGACCGGCGGATCGAGTTCGATCCGGATGTTCGAGCAAGCCTGTCGCGCGGCAGGCGCGAGCGCACGCGCGCTGCTGTGCATGGCGGCGGCAAAGCGCTGGGATGCCGACTGGACCGAAGTGACCGTCGATGCGGGCTTCTGCACGCACGCCGGCAAGCGCATCCGCTTCGCCGAACTGGCCGAAGCGGCGGCAAGCTTCACTCTCCCCGATCCGCTCCCGATCGGCATTCAAGGCGCCGGCAAGCTCGCCGGCAAGTCCGTCCCGCGCATCGACACACCCTCGAAGGTTGCCGGTTCGGCGAATTTTGCCGGTGACGTCAGGCTTGCCGACATAGTGCATGCCGCGATCCGCCAAGGTCCGATCGGCAGTCGCCTCATCAAGGTCGACCGCGCTGCTGCCGACCGCATCCGAGGCGTATTGTCGGTAGTCGAGAACCCGCGATGGGTCGCGGCCGTTGCAACGACCGGGTGGGCCGCACAAAAGGCGCTCGACGCGCTCGCCCCGCGATTCGGGAACAACGCCCCCCTCCCCGACACGAAGTCGATCGACGCAGCGCTCGATGCCGCACTCGCTCGCTCCGGCACCCGGATGGCCGAGACGGGCGACGTCGCCGCGACCTTCCAGGGCGCCAGGCTCGTCACCGCGACCTACCGTGCGGGCCTCGGCCTGCACGCGGGGATCGAGACGCGCAGCGCGACCGCGTCCTTCTCGAACGGCCGGCTCGAACTCTGGCTCGCGACCCAGGCGCCCGGCCTCGCGCGGACCGCGGCGGCGCGGGCGGCGGGTCTCGGCGAAGACTCGGTCGTCGTCCACCCGATGCTGATCGGCGGATCGTTCGGCGCGGCGCTCGAACCCGACATCGCCGAGCAGGCCGCCGTCCTCGCGGTCAAGCTCAGGCGCCCCGTCAGCCTGGTCTGGTCGCGCGGCGAGGACTCGATCCACGATCACTACCGCGCGCCGGCAGTGGCGAAGATGGCGGCGCGGCTCGCCCCCAATGGCGCGATTCTGGGCTGGAGCGCGAAGATCGCGGCGCCGTCGACCGGGGCCGAGATGGCGCGCCGGATGATACCGGGGCTCGCGACCGAGGCCGCGCTGATCGGGGTGCGCGGCGACCGCTATGCCGTGGCAGGCGCGACGCCCGCCTATCGCATCCCGGCCTATGCGATCGACCACCACCCCGCCGAGATCGGCATCCCGACCGGCCACCTGCGCGGCGGCGCGCATGGCTACACCGCGTTCTTCACCGAATGCTTCCTCGACGAACTCGCGCATGTCGCGCAGTCCGAACCGATGTCGTTCCGCGTCGGCATGCTCGGCACCGAGCCGCGCCTCGCGCGCTGCCTGTCGACCGCGGCGGCGCTCGGCGGCTGGAACGGCGGCGTCGCGGGCAGCGGCCAGGGGATCGCGGCGCATGCCTTCCGCGGCAGCTACATCGCGGTCATGGCGGAGGCGCATCTGGGGCCCGGCCAGCGCCCGGTCGTCGACCGCCTCGTCGCCGCGGTCGATTGCGGCGCGCAGATCAACCCCGACATCGTCCGCCAGCAGATCGAGGGCGGACTGATCTTCGGACTGGCCGGCGCGCTCGGCGCATCGACCGGGATCACCCGCGGGCTCGCCGATGCGCGCGGGTTCGACACGATCGCGCTGCCGCGGCTCGCCGACACGCCCGACATCACCGTCGAGCTGATCCGCAGCGAGGACGCGCCCGGCGGCGTCGGCGAACTCGGCGTCCCCGCAGTCGCACCCGCGATCGCCAACGCGCTCCATGCGTCAACGGGCTTTCGCATCCGCAATTTGCCCTTAAGACCGGCAGCATGA